The Herbiconiux sp. SALV-R1 nucleotide sequence GGGGAGCTGCCAGTCGAAGGCGATGGCGAGGATGCGGAGGGCGGCGCAGACGACGAAGCCGGTCGTCATCGCGACGGCGGGGGTGAGGCGCAGCCTCGCGGCCACCAGCAGTGCGAGCGACCCGGCTGCGGCAGCCGATGCGTAGACGCTCGAGGTGAGCACCGACGGGATGCCCCCGAGCAGCACGTCGCGCACCATGCCCCCGCCGACGGCGGTGAGGGTGCCGAGGATCACGACCACCCACCCGATCGCCCGGTGGTCGAGCGCCTTCTCGGCGCCGGTGACGGCGAAGAGCGCGAGTCCGAGCGCGTCGAGGACGGCGAACGCGTCGTCGGGCGTGTCGGCCGAGAGGGCCACCACGGCGAAGGCG carries:
- a CDS encoding trimeric intracellular cation channel family protein is translated as MSGTGAAAAWSRHGRQASRLFTVADIVATGLFAFEGARLAAVAGLDVFGVLVVGCVSATVGGILRDVLLGDVPPFAFRSPSRILIALLGSVLAFAVVALSADTPDDAFAVLDALGLALFAVTGAEKALDHRAIGWVVVILGTLTAVGGGMVRDVLLGGIPSVLTSSVYASAAAAGSLALLVAARLRLTPAVAMTTGFVVCAALRILAIAFDWQLPSLVAR